In Bradyrhizobium guangdongense, the sequence AAGCCGCCCCAGGCGGCGCGGGCGAGCGAGCCGCCGACGCTGATCCGGCGCACGCCGAGATCTTCGGCCTCCTTCAGCGACAGACCGGAGCCGCCGATCAGGAGATTGAACGGCTTGGGTGCGACGGCCTTCACCACGGCACTGATATCCTCGCGGGTCTTCAGGCCGGGCGCATAGAGGCAATCGGCGCCGGCGTCCGCGTAAGCGGTGAGCCGGTCGATGACGAGCTTGAGATCCGTGACACCCCACAAGTAAGCCTCGCAGCGGCCGACCAGCAGCGTGCCGCTATCGCCGATCGCCTTGCGCGAGGCCTTGATGCGCTCGACTGCCAGCGCACGCTCGTAAAGCGGCTTGTCCTTGTCGCCGGTGGAATCCTCGATCGAGAGACCGGCGACGCCGGTGCGCACGCCGCGCTCGACATGATCGGCGACCTGATCCGGCTCGACGGCGAAGCCGCCCTCGAAATCCGCATTCACGGGGATGTCGACGGACGAGCTCAATGCTGCCAGGTGCTGACAGACATCCTCGACCGTGACACGATTGTCGGCCTTGCCGATGGTCCAGGCAAAGCCCGCACTCGACGACGCGATCGCCTTGAATCCGAGATGCTGCAACGCCTTGGCGCCCCCGACATCGACCGGATTGGGCAAAATGAAGCAACCGCTTTCGTGCATCTTCCGGAAGGTCGCGCGCTTGTCAGCAGTTGTCACATGCATGTTTCTCTCCCTTGTTGGCCGCGCAGAGATAGGCACGCGCTTTCATGACCGCTAGTGCGCGTCGTGCACGGCGCGACTGTCCTTCGGCGCCTGCTCGCGATCGTTCATGCCGTAGTCTCTGACCACGCTGGCGATGCGCAGATGATAATCGGCAAAGATCTGCGCCCTGCCCTTGGCCTGGGTGCGGCGGTGCTCCATCGTGTTGCGCCAGGCCTGCACCGCCGCCTCGTCCCGCCAAAACGAGACCGACAGGATCTTGCCCTTCTCGGTCAGGCTTTCGAACCGCTCGACCGAGATGAAGCCGTCGATGGTTTGCAGGATTGGCTTCAGATCGGCCGCGAGGTCGAAATAGTCCTGTCGGTGTTCCGG encodes:
- a CDS encoding isocitrate lyase/PEP mutase family protein; translated protein: MHVTTADKRATFRKMHESGCFILPNPVDVGGAKALQHLGFKAIASSSAGFAWTIGKADNRVTVEDVCQHLAALSSSVDIPVNADFEGGFAVEPDQVADHVERGVRTGVAGLSIEDSTGDKDKPLYERALAVERIKASRKAIGDSGTLLVGRCEAYLWGVTDLKLVIDRLTAYADAGADCLYAPGLKTREDISAVVKAVAPKPFNLLIGGSGLSLKEAEDLGVRRISVGGSLARAAWGGFMRAAKEMAEKGTFTELASGYPGGELNKMFG
- a CDS encoding antibiotic biosynthesis monooxygenase family protein, with product MIAVIFEVWPKPEHRQDYFDLAADLKPILQTIDGFISVERFESLTEKGKILSVSFWRDEAAVQAWRNTMEHRRTQAKGRAQIFADYHLRIASVVRDYGMNDREQAPKDSRAVHDAH